From Myxococcus stipitatus, a single genomic window includes:
- a CDS encoding ABC transporter permease translates to MRDFVQELRLALRMLAKHPGFTAVALFTLALGIAANTAIFSVADAVLFSPLPYAQPDRLMMVWGLSPNQSRQTVSPANFLDWRAQSESFEGLAAFSNVPFNLAGDGDPEVVRGASVSTNFFQVLGTPAALGTTFHPAAQGAGAPNTVVLGHRLWKRRFGGDPHILGRMLRLNDTSYEVVGVMPEHFEWPTIVPTHASAAEPPQLFVPAVHRDIPQLGPDLTQDTSAWRQGNYLRVVGRLKPGVTLEGAAREMGTIATRLEQEYPESNTKSGIGLVPLREQLVGNVRAALWVLLAAVGLVLVIACANVANLFLARASARRQELTVRLALGARRSQLVRQLLTESVLLALAAGALGLLLALWGMDALLALVPPELPQLGAVGLDGRVLAFTLLTSLATGGLFGLVPALQASRPDLNGVLRQGGGGRFSGAGQRSRSALVVGEVALAVVLLISAGLLLRSLWSMQSVDLGFRSEGVMTWRVSLPAAEYPDEARQAALFMRLQEKVEALPGVKSVGAVSDLPFTGNNIWRVMDIEGQPRPALGEERSVGFQVVTPGYFRTLSIPLKRGRDVSSADRADTQPVVLINESTARQYWPGQEPLGQRIRLGSDADAPWRTVVGVVGDVRQGGALEETRPEVYVPSLQGTFHFIQFTARTEGAPARLVSGVREAVAALDANLPISQVRTMDEVVASAMARPRFLSTLVALFAALALLLAGVGLSGVIAYMARQRTQEIGIRMALGARPQDVLRLVLGSGMRMALAGVGLGLMVAWAATRGMASQLYGVSATDPLTFVCLALLVLGVTLLATWLPARRATRVDPLVALRSE, encoded by the coding sequence ATGCGGGATTTCGTCCAGGAGCTTCGCCTCGCGCTGAGGATGCTCGCCAAGCATCCCGGCTTCACCGCCGTGGCGCTCTTCACCCTGGCGCTGGGCATCGCCGCCAACACGGCCATCTTCAGCGTCGCGGACGCGGTGCTCTTCTCGCCGCTGCCCTATGCGCAGCCGGACCGGCTGATGATGGTGTGGGGCCTGAGCCCGAACCAGTCCCGGCAGACGGTGTCGCCCGCGAACTTCCTCGACTGGCGCGCGCAGAGCGAGTCCTTCGAGGGACTGGCGGCCTTCTCGAATGTGCCCTTCAACCTCGCGGGCGACGGCGACCCCGAGGTCGTCCGTGGCGCCAGCGTGTCCACCAACTTCTTCCAGGTGCTCGGCACGCCAGCGGCGCTGGGGACCACCTTCCACCCGGCGGCGCAGGGCGCGGGCGCCCCGAACACGGTGGTGCTCGGCCACCGCCTGTGGAAGCGCCGCTTCGGCGGAGACCCGCACATCCTCGGCCGCATGCTGCGCCTCAACGACACGAGCTACGAAGTCGTGGGCGTCATGCCGGAGCACTTCGAGTGGCCGACCATCGTCCCCACGCATGCCTCGGCCGCCGAGCCTCCGCAGCTCTTCGTGCCCGCCGTCCACCGGGACATCCCCCAGCTCGGGCCGGACCTCACACAGGACACGAGCGCGTGGCGGCAGGGCAACTATCTGCGGGTGGTGGGGCGGCTGAAGCCCGGGGTGACGCTGGAGGGCGCGGCGCGGGAGATGGGCACCATCGCCACCCGGCTCGAGCAGGAGTACCCGGAGTCGAACACGAAGTCGGGCATCGGCCTGGTGCCGCTGCGTGAGCAGCTCGTGGGCAACGTGCGCGCGGCGCTGTGGGTGCTGTTGGCGGCAGTGGGGCTGGTGCTGGTGATTGCGTGCGCGAATGTCGCCAATCTCTTCCTGGCGCGGGCGTCCGCGCGGCGGCAGGAGCTGACGGTGCGGCTGGCGCTGGGCGCACGCCGAAGCCAGCTCGTGCGGCAGCTCCTCACGGAGAGCGTGCTGCTCGCGCTGGCGGCGGGAGCGCTCGGCCTGCTGCTGGCGCTGTGGGGCATGGATGCGCTGCTCGCGCTCGTGCCGCCGGAGCTGCCCCAGCTCGGCGCGGTGGGGCTGGATGGACGGGTGCTGGCCTTCACGCTGCTCACGTCGCTGGCCACGGGGGGCCTGTTCGGGCTCGTCCCCGCGCTCCAGGCTTCGAGGCCGGACCTCAACGGCGTGCTCCGGCAGGGCGGGGGCGGCCGGTTCTCCGGCGCGGGCCAGCGCTCGCGGAGCGCGCTGGTGGTGGGCGAGGTGGCGCTGGCGGTGGTGCTGCTCATCAGCGCCGGCCTGTTGTTGCGCAGCCTCTGGAGCATGCAGTCGGTGGACCTGGGCTTCCGCTCCGAGGGCGTGATGACCTGGCGCGTGTCGCTGCCCGCCGCCGAGTACCCGGACGAGGCCCGGCAGGCGGCCCTCTTCATGAGGCTTCAGGAGAAGGTGGAGGCGCTGCCCGGCGTGAAGAGTGTGGGCGCGGTGTCGGACCTGCCCTTCACCGGCAACAACATCTGGCGCGTCATGGACATCGAGGGGCAGCCACGCCCCGCGCTCGGCGAGGAGCGCTCGGTGGGCTTCCAGGTCGTCACGCCCGGCTACTTCCGCACCCTGTCCATCCCGCTGAAGCGCGGGCGCGACGTCTCGTCCGCGGACCGCGCGGACACGCAGCCCGTCGTCCTCATCAACGAGTCCACCGCGCGTCAGTACTGGCCGGGCCAGGAGCCGCTGGGGCAGCGCATCCGCCTGGGTTCCGACGCGGACGCGCCGTGGCGCACCGTCGTCGGCGTGGTGGGGGACGTGCGGCAGGGCGGGGCGCTCGAGGAGACGCGGCCCGAGGTCTACGTCCCGTCGCTCCAGGGGACCTTCCACTTCATCCAGTTCACCGCCCGCACGGAGGGAGCACCGGCGCGGCTGGTGTCCGGCGTGCGCGAGGCGGTGGCCGCCCTGGACGCGAACCTGCCCATCTCCCAGGTGCGGACGATGGACGAGGTCGTGGCCTCCGCGATGGCGCGCCCCCGCTTCCTGTCCACGCTGGTGGCGCTGTTCGCGGCGCTGGCGCTGCTCCTGGCCGGCGTGGGCCTGTCCGGCGTCATCGCGTACATGGCGCGGCAGCGGACGCAGGAGATTGGCATTCGCATGGCGCTGGGCGCGCGGCCTCAGGACGTGCTGCGGTTGGTGTTGGGCAGCGGCATGCGCATGGCGTTGGCGGGGGTGGGGCTGGGCCTCATGGTGGCCTGGGCCGCCACGCGCGGCATGGCGAGCCAGCTCTACGGCGTGAGCGCCACGGACCCGCTCACCTTCGTCTGTCTCGCCCTGCTGGTTCTGGGCGTGACGCTCTTGGCTACGTGGCTGCCCGCGCGGCGGGCCACGCGGGTGGACCCGTTGGTGGCACTGCGGAGCGAGTAG
- a CDS encoding tyrosine-protein phosphatase, protein MKYPFVFTTAAVLLAFLAIQLGGGWWFLLWPAMSFADVALAYAGVGPRMYGKQPDGRMHPVAVLVLLPWLLLTWGTWNLARKLSREPPHAEVVPGFFVGRRLLSGELPPGIATVLDLTSEFIEPHGVRTACRYVSLPVLDASTLPVDRVVPVLRDLATLPGPLYIHCAQGHGRTGMMAAALLVARGQAHDARSALALIQRVRPGVRLSPVQERALEELATALRPVASP, encoded by the coding sequence ATGAAGTACCCCTTCGTCTTCACCACCGCCGCCGTGCTCTTGGCGTTCCTGGCCATCCAGCTCGGAGGCGGGTGGTGGTTCCTGCTCTGGCCCGCGATGAGCTTCGCGGACGTTGCGCTTGCCTACGCGGGTGTGGGGCCTCGTATGTACGGGAAGCAACCGGATGGACGGATGCATCCGGTGGCGGTGCTCGTGCTCCTGCCGTGGTTGCTCCTGACGTGGGGCACCTGGAACCTCGCGCGAAAGCTCTCGCGCGAGCCGCCCCACGCGGAGGTGGTGCCGGGCTTCTTCGTCGGACGCCGCCTCCTGTCCGGCGAATTGCCACCCGGCATCGCCACCGTGCTGGACCTGACCTCCGAATTCATTGAACCGCACGGAGTCCGCACAGCCTGCCGCTACGTGTCCCTGCCCGTGCTCGACGCCTCGACGCTGCCGGTGGACCGCGTGGTGCCTGTGCTCCGAGACTTGGCCACACTGCCAGGGCCCCTCTACATCCACTGCGCCCAGGGCCACGGACGCACGGGAATGATGGCCGCCGCGCTCCTCGTCGCCCGGGGTCAGGCCCATGATGCGCGTTCGGCACTGGCTCTCATTCAACGCGTGCGTCCGGGCGTCCGCCTCTCACCCGTCCAGGAACGCGCGCTCGAGGAACTGGCCACCGCGCTTCGGCCCGTTGCGAGCCCCTGA
- a CDS encoding FAD-binding oxidoreductase has translation MPLDPQREPSRTGGGQPPGLLPDRVEQLRARLRGRLVRPDDADYEEHCRVYNAMIHKRPALIARCADVADVFSAVAFAREQGLLLAVRGGGHNGGGLGTCDGGLVADLSLMRGVRVDPASGTVRVAGGSVWGEVDHATHAFGLAVPSGFISTTGVGGLTLGGGIGHLTRRFGLTIDSLLAVDMVLADGRFVTASAEQHPDLFWAVRGGGGNFGVVTSFLFQAHPVDTVLGGPTLWPLERAAEVMQWYREFIPAAPETLNGFFAFLTVPPAPPFPPHLHLQKMCAVVWCYTGAPEQADALFAPVRAMAPALDGVQAMPFPALQSVFDALYPPGHQWYWRADFVRELSDEAIRRHVSFAQRLPTMQSTMHLYPIDGAVHRVAPGDTAFSFRDARWSEVIVGVDPSPDKAAAITKWTKDYWDALHPYSAGGAYVNFMMDEGQERVQATYRDNYARLVAVKQQYDPDNLFRVNQNIRPGEGPALRH, from the coding sequence ATGCCCCTGGATCCACAGCGTGAGCCTTCACGAACAGGCGGAGGACAACCACCCGGGCTGCTCCCGGACCGGGTCGAGCAGCTTCGGGCCCGGCTGCGCGGCCGGCTCGTGCGCCCCGATGACGCGGACTACGAGGAGCACTGCCGCGTCTACAACGCCATGATTCACAAGCGCCCGGCGCTGATTGCCCGATGCGCCGACGTGGCGGATGTCTTCTCGGCGGTGGCCTTCGCACGAGAGCAGGGCCTCCTCCTCGCGGTCCGGGGCGGCGGCCACAACGGCGGAGGGCTGGGCACCTGTGACGGCGGCCTGGTCGCCGACCTGTCGCTCATGCGCGGCGTCCGGGTCGACCCCGCGTCCGGCACGGTGCGCGTCGCGGGAGGCAGTGTCTGGGGCGAGGTGGACCACGCCACGCACGCCTTCGGGCTCGCCGTTCCTTCGGGCTTCATCTCCACCACGGGCGTGGGAGGGCTGACGCTGGGTGGCGGCATTGGGCACCTCACCCGCCGCTTCGGCCTCACCATCGACAGCCTGCTCGCCGTGGACATGGTGCTGGCGGACGGGCGTTTCGTCACCGCGAGCGCGGAACAACATCCGGACCTGTTCTGGGCGGTGCGCGGCGGCGGCGGCAACTTCGGCGTCGTCACCTCCTTCCTCTTCCAGGCCCACCCGGTGGACACCGTCCTGGGTGGCCCCACGCTCTGGCCCCTGGAGCGCGCGGCGGAGGTGATGCAGTGGTACCGCGAGTTCATCCCCGCCGCGCCCGAGACGCTCAACGGTTTCTTCGCCTTCCTGACCGTACCGCCCGCGCCACCGTTCCCTCCACACCTGCACCTGCAGAAGATGTGCGCGGTGGTGTGGTGCTACACCGGGGCCCCCGAGCAGGCCGACGCGCTCTTCGCGCCCGTGCGCGCCATGGCCCCCGCGCTGGACGGCGTGCAGGCCATGCCCTTCCCCGCGCTGCAGAGCGTCTTCGACGCGCTCTACCCGCCGGGCCACCAGTGGTACTGGCGCGCGGACTTCGTGCGGGAGCTGAGCGACGAGGCCATCCGGCGGCACGTGTCGTTCGCCCAGCGCCTGCCGACGATGCAGTCCACCATGCACCTCTATCCCATTGACGGAGCGGTCCACCGGGTGGCCCCGGGCGACACCGCGTTCAGCTTCCGGGACGCGCGCTGGTCCGAAGTCATCGTCGGCGTGGACCCTTCACCCGACAAGGCAGCGGCCATCACCAAGTGGACCAAGGACTACTGGGACGCCCTGCATCCCTACTCGGCGGGCGGCGCCTACGTGAACTTCATGATGGACGAGGGCCAGGAGCGCGTACAGGCCACGTACCGCGACAACTACGCGCGGCTGGTGGCGGTCAAGCAGCAGTACGATCCGGACAATCTTTTCCGCGTGAATCAGAACATCCGCCCCGGCGAGGGCCCGGCGCTTCGCCACTAA
- a CDS encoding phosphodiester glycosidase family protein: protein MNALSRLAALLVCLSLPALADPWETLAPGLELAEFDAHLKSTVGDSRVTMVRVDVARRPVRLLSARVEGHAPEPTAERWAALHGLIAVTHAGMFHPGGGPVGLARTEGRELNASRRKDYRTFLVLNPREKGLPPVQLLDAGCDDVESLLPRYGTVLQSLRMMDCTGRNTWKSQPREWSTAALGIDGQGRLLMMHARSPYRTHDFIEVVRRLPLGLKRMMYLEGGPEASLHVAAPGRTVRRVGSYETGFNENDDNTRYWALPNVLGVMAPSSGGGAGAGGGEPGPGCDRGVGEGAHAAIGLGGTAAPDVRAGCLRLLSVWRPQEGAGIPDGPRWGARHSGAPGIALAACEAGPGTGSTPERVVLSPKHPL from the coding sequence ATGAACGCCCTCAGCCGCCTCGCCGCCCTGCTCGTCTGCCTGTCCCTGCCCGCCCTCGCCGACCCGTGGGAGACGCTCGCACCCGGGTTGGAGCTGGCGGAGTTCGATGCACACCTGAAGTCCACCGTGGGCGACTCGCGCGTCACCATGGTGCGCGTGGACGTGGCGCGCCGGCCGGTGCGGCTGTTGAGCGCGCGGGTGGAGGGCCACGCGCCGGAGCCGACGGCGGAGCGGTGGGCGGCGCTGCACGGGCTCATCGCAGTCACCCATGCGGGCATGTTCCATCCGGGCGGCGGGCCCGTGGGCCTGGCAAGGACGGAGGGGCGCGAGCTCAATGCCTCGCGCCGCAAGGACTACCGCACGTTCCTGGTGCTGAATCCCCGGGAGAAGGGCCTGCCGCCGGTGCAGCTCCTCGACGCGGGGTGTGACGACGTGGAGTCGCTGCTGCCTCGCTACGGCACGGTGCTCCAGTCGCTGCGCATGATGGACTGCACGGGGCGCAACACGTGGAAGTCCCAGCCGCGCGAGTGGAGCACCGCGGCGCTCGGCATCGATGGCCAGGGCCGGCTGCTGATGATGCATGCGCGCTCGCCGTACCGCACGCATGACTTCATCGAGGTGGTCCGCCGGCTGCCCCTGGGCCTGAAGCGGATGATGTACCTGGAGGGCGGACCCGAAGCCTCGCTGCACGTCGCCGCGCCGGGACGCACCGTGCGCAGGGTGGGCAGCTACGAGACGGGCTTCAACGAGAACGACGACAACACCCGCTACTGGGCCCTGCCCAACGTGCTCGGCGTGATGGCTCCCTCAAGCGGGGGCGGAGCCGGGGCTGGAGGAGGAGAGCCCGGCCCTGGCTGCGACAGGGGAGTCGGCGAAGGAGCGCACGCCGCGATTGGATTGGGCGGGACTGCTGCGCCGGACGTTCGCGCTGGATGTCTTCGCCTCCTCTCGGTGTGGAGGCCGCAGGAGGGGGCTGGCATACCTGACGGCCCCCGGTGGGGGGCGCGCCATTCTGGAGCACCTGGTATTGCCCTCGCGGCCTGCGAAGCTGGCCCCGGCACAGGGTCCACCCCAGAGCGCGTGGTGTTGAGCCCCAAGCACCCGCTGTGA
- a CDS encoding efflux RND transporter permease subunit, whose protein sequence is MARFFIDRPIFAWVLAIIIMMAGALSITRLPIAQYPVIAPPTVTIAAVYPGASAKAIEDSVTQVIEQTMKGLDNLLYMSSTSESNGAATITLTFANGTDPDIAQVQVQNKLQLATPLLPQAVQQQGIAVTKAASGFLQVIGFVSEDGSMGGDDIQDFVATNMVDPISRVPGVGSTQVFGTKYAMRIWLDPNKLDTYALTPTDVIGAIRAQNQQVVVGQLGGTPAVAGQQLNATVTAQDRLQTPEQFRNIVLRGNPDGSVLRLGDVARVELGSEDYSVISRYNGKPATGIAVSLATGANALDTARGVAAALKELEPTLPKGLKAVVPFDTTPFVRVAIKGVVSTLLEAIVLVFLVMYLFLQNFRATLIPTIAVPVVLLGTIGVLTALGYSANMLTMFAMVLAIGLLVDDAIVVVENVERVMSEEGLSPKEATRKSMSQITSALVGIGVVLSAVFIPMAFLAGSTGVIYRQFSVTIVTSMALSVLVALVLTPALCATLLKPVPKGHHVAHKGFFGAFNRAFDWSNARYQGMVKAILGRAWSFMVAFVAMVAVMVVLFLRLPTSFLPSEDQGFLFSLVQTPVGATQERTMKVIEQVENHFLEGEKDTVKALFSVQGFSFGGSGQNAGIAFINLKDWEERKSPELGVNAVAGRAMGALGQIQDALAFAFPPPAVAELGNSAGFTFFLKDNVGHGHEALTAARNQFMGAAMQSPLIAYVRPNGQEDTPQFRVDVDVAKATALGLATADINNTLTAAWGGQYIDDFIDRGRVKRVFIQADAPFRMVPEDFNRWSVRNAKGEMVPFPAFASVRWGSGSPRLERFNGVSAMELTGEAAPGVSSGDAMAEVERLVSQLPAGFSLEWTGQSYQERQAGSQTPLLYTLSLLLVFLCLAAMYESWTIPTAVLLVAPLGILGTVLGSFLRGMDRDVYFQVAMLTTVGLSSKNAILIVEFAKENVEKGMELIEATLLAVRARLRPILMTSLAFGFGVVPLAIATGAGAGAQRAIGTGVLGGMLVGTVLGIFFVPLFFVVVQRLFSRRKAAQESSVVGDTPATS, encoded by the coding sequence ATGGCAAGATTCTTCATTGATCGACCCATCTTCGCGTGGGTCCTCGCCATCATCATCATGATGGCGGGCGCGCTCTCCATCACCCGGCTGCCCATCGCGCAGTACCCGGTCATCGCGCCGCCCACGGTGACCATCGCCGCCGTGTACCCGGGCGCCTCGGCGAAGGCCATCGAGGACTCCGTCACCCAGGTCATCGAGCAGACGATGAAGGGGCTCGACAACCTCCTCTACATGTCGTCGACCAGCGAGTCGAACGGCGCGGCCACCATCACCCTGACGTTCGCCAACGGCACGGACCCGGACATCGCGCAGGTGCAGGTGCAGAACAAGCTGCAACTGGCCACGCCGCTGCTCCCGCAGGCCGTGCAGCAGCAGGGCATCGCCGTCACCAAGGCGGCGTCCGGCTTCCTGCAGGTCATCGGCTTCGTCTCCGAGGACGGCAGCATGGGCGGCGACGACATCCAGGACTTCGTCGCCACGAACATGGTGGACCCCATCTCCCGCGTGCCGGGCGTGGGCAGCACGCAGGTGTTCGGCACGAAGTACGCCATGCGCATCTGGCTGGACCCCAACAAGCTGGACACGTACGCGCTGACGCCCACGGACGTCATCGGCGCCATCCGCGCGCAGAACCAGCAGGTGGTGGTGGGGCAGCTGGGCGGCACGCCCGCGGTGGCGGGCCAGCAGCTCAACGCGACGGTGACGGCGCAGGACCGCCTCCAGACGCCGGAGCAGTTCCGGAACATCGTCCTGCGCGGCAACCCGGACGGCTCCGTGCTGCGGCTGGGGGACGTGGCCCGGGTGGAGCTGGGCTCCGAGGACTACAGCGTCATCAGCCGCTACAACGGCAAGCCCGCCACGGGCATCGCCGTGTCGCTGGCCACGGGCGCCAACGCCCTGGACACCGCGCGCGGCGTGGCCGCGGCCCTGAAGGAGTTGGAGCCCACGCTGCCCAAGGGGCTCAAGGCGGTGGTGCCGTTCGACACCACGCCCTTCGTCCGGGTGGCCATCAAGGGCGTCGTCTCCACGCTGCTGGAGGCCATCGTCCTGGTGTTCCTGGTGATGTACCTGTTCCTCCAGAACTTCCGCGCCACGCTCATCCCCACCATCGCGGTGCCGGTGGTGCTCCTGGGGACCATCGGCGTGCTCACGGCGCTGGGGTACTCGGCGAACATGCTCACCATGTTCGCCATGGTGCTGGCCATCGGTCTGCTCGTGGACGACGCCATCGTCGTGGTGGAGAACGTCGAGCGCGTGATGAGCGAGGAGGGGCTGTCCCCCAAGGAGGCCACGCGCAAGTCGATGTCGCAGATCACCAGCGCGCTGGTGGGCATCGGCGTGGTGCTCTCCGCGGTGTTCATCCCCATGGCGTTCCTGGCGGGCTCCACGGGCGTCATCTACCGGCAGTTCTCGGTGACCATCGTGACGTCCATGGCGCTGTCGGTGCTGGTGGCGCTGGTGCTCACGCCCGCGCTGTGCGCCACGCTGCTCAAGCCCGTTCCCAAGGGGCACCACGTGGCCCACAAGGGCTTCTTCGGCGCCTTCAACCGCGCGTTCGATTGGAGCAACGCGCGCTACCAGGGGATGGTGAAGGCCATCCTGGGCCGGGCGTGGAGCTTCATGGTCGCCTTCGTGGCCATGGTGGCGGTGATGGTGGTGCTGTTCCTCAGGCTCCCCACGTCGTTCCTCCCGTCCGAGGACCAGGGCTTCCTCTTCTCCCTGGTGCAGACGCCGGTGGGCGCCACGCAGGAGCGCACGATGAAGGTCATCGAGCAGGTGGAGAACCACTTCCTCGAGGGCGAGAAGGACACCGTCAAGGCGCTCTTCAGCGTGCAGGGCTTCAGCTTCGGCGGCAGCGGGCAGAACGCCGGCATCGCGTTCATCAACCTGAAGGATTGGGAGGAGCGCAAGTCGCCGGAGCTGGGCGTCAACGCGGTGGCCGGCCGGGCCATGGGCGCGCTGGGGCAGATTCAGGACGCGCTCGCGTTCGCCTTCCCTCCGCCCGCGGTGGCGGAGCTGGGCAACTCGGCGGGCTTCACGTTCTTCCTCAAGGACAACGTGGGGCACGGGCACGAGGCGCTGACGGCGGCGCGCAACCAGTTCATGGGCGCGGCGATGCAGAGCCCGCTGATTGCCTACGTGCGCCCCAACGGCCAGGAGGACACGCCGCAGTTCCGCGTGGACGTGGACGTGGCGAAGGCGACGGCGCTGGGCCTGGCGACGGCGGACATCAACAACACGCTGACGGCGGCGTGGGGTGGTCAGTACATCGACGACTTCATCGACCGGGGCCGCGTGAAGCGGGTGTTCATCCAGGCGGACGCGCCGTTCCGCATGGTGCCCGAGGACTTCAACCGCTGGTCCGTGCGCAACGCGAAGGGGGAGATGGTGCCGTTCCCCGCGTTCGCGAGCGTGCGCTGGGGCTCGGGCTCTCCGCGACTGGAGCGCTTCAATGGTGTGTCCGCCATGGAGCTGACCGGTGAGGCGGCGCCCGGGGTGAGCTCCGGTGATGCCATGGCCGAGGTGGAGCGGCTGGTGTCACAGCTTCCGGCGGGCTTCAGCCTCGAGTGGACGGGACAGTCGTACCAGGAGCGGCAGGCCGGCTCGCAGACGCCGCTCTTGTACACGCTGTCGCTGCTGCTGGTGTTCCTGTGCCTGGCGGCGATGTACGAGAGCTGGACCATCCCCACGGCGGTGCTGCTGGTGGCGCCGCTGGGCATCCTCGGCACGGTGCTGGGGAGCTTCTTGCGAGGCATGGACCGCGACGTCTACTTCCAGGTGGCCATGCTGACCACGGTGGGCTTGTCGAGCAAGAACGCCATCCTCATCGTCGAGTTCGCGAAGGAGAACGTGGAGAAGGGCATGGAGCTCATCGAGGCCACGCTGCTCGCGGTGCGCGCTCGACTGCGGCCCATCCTGATGACGTCGCTGGCCTTCGGTTTCGGCGTGGTGCCGCTGGCCATCGCGACGGGGGCGGGCGCCGGTGCGCAGCGGGCCATCGGCACGGGCGTGCTCGGCGGCATGCTGGTGGGCACGGTGTTGGGCATCTTCTTCGTGCCGCTCTTCTTCGTCGTCGTGCAGCGGCTGTTCAGCCGCCGCAAGGCCGCGCAGGAGTCGTCCGTGGTGGGTGACACGCCCGCGACGTCCTGA